In one Notolabrus celidotus isolate fNotCel1 chromosome 1, fNotCel1.pri, whole genome shotgun sequence genomic region, the following are encoded:
- the phtf1 gene encoding putative homeodomain transcription factor 1 isoform X1, which translates to MARIAWYQEKIGAYDQQVWEKSLEQADLNGLDSKPRKTGHIKPDLIDVDLVRGSTFSKAKPDSPWTALTRKGLVRVLLFPFFFQWWIQVTSKSVSSCILVLYFMQVAAVVLYLEIPGASANEVFGPMCLMLLLGTVHCQIVSTESSRWPSGSPAASCTTSPARRRRPRKSRGLKKTEEKIDSEDAEQQGAWQFEKNLRSFSDEERRSKRKSGFGASDEFSSEDEEGVQSVGDRSPVSCPEGIPTTWPTSAKLSSVWNKNVKNFNPKPALRSQEGSASFVKVKPREVERLRPSVSSRPASDTDDTMWEELLQGPDSASTGSSDSEGNGRYNASMPLPQSNTMSSDEEILQQGFNGTQLSWLQACHPSKDRVSAIIWEQGECKKAEMSVLEMSGIILTRVKLVEQGVGYLMFGGLMTATLALLPFAFRLSQRLDMSVLGSLCPMELVEMVVGLPDTRVFVFFFITMVQRVCLTGLFFFMMCVAERTYKQRLLFAKYFSHLTSARKAKKSEIPHFRLKKVQNIKMWLSLRSFLRRRGPQRSVDVIVSTIFLLALSISVIICAQVSRITSAELLHSHKTFLESLTNWEMVVWASSLILFLLRLATLGSETNCKYSNNSVLLTEQINLYLKMEKKPNKKEELNIVNNVLKLATKLMKELDTPFRLLGLTVNPLIYNITRVVILSAVSAVVSDLFGFNIRLWKIKS; encoded by the exons ATGGCCAGAATAGCCTGGTATCAAGAGAAG ATTGGAGCCTATGATCAACAAGTCTGGGAGAAATCTCTGGAGCAGGCCGATCTAAAT GGTTTGGACAGCAAGCCAAGGAAGACGGGACACATCAAACCAGACCTCATTGATGTTGATTTAGTACGAG GATCAACTTTCAGCaaagccaaaccagacagtccATGGACGGCCCTGACTCGTAAAGGTTTGGTGAGGGTGCTGCTGTTCCCATTTTTCTTCCAGTGGTGGATCCAGGTGACCTCCAAGTCCGTCTCCTCATGTATCCTCGTGCTGTACTTCATGCAAG TTGCAGCGGTGGTGCTCTACCTTGAGATCCCCGGGGCGAGTGCCAATGAGGTGTTTGGACCCATGTGTCTGATGCTTCTTCTGGGCACCGTGCACTGCCAGATTGTGTCCACCGAGTCCAGCCGGTGGCCCTCGGGCAGTCCAGCTGCCAGCTGCACCACCAGCCCAGCGCGCAGACGCAG GCCGAGGAAGAGCAGAGGGCTGAAAAAAACTGAGGAGAAAATCGACAGTGAGGACGCGGAGCAGCAGGGGGCCTGGCAGTTTGAGAAGAACCTGCGATCCTTCagtgatgaagagaggagg AGTAAAAGAAAGTCCGGGTTCGGGGCATCTGACGAGTTCTCCAGTGAAGATGAGGAGGGGGTTCAATCAGTGGGTGACAGGTCTCCTGTGTCCTGTCCAGAGGGAATACCTACTACGTGGCCAACATCTGCAAAGCTGTCATCTGTTTGGAATAAAAACGTTAAAAATTTTAACCCCAAACCTGCTCTAAGATCTCAG GAGGGAAGTGCATCTTTTGTCAAGGTGAAGCCTCGAGAGGTGGAGCGTCTCCGGCCGAGCGTGAGCTCACGACCCGCCTCTGACACGGATGACACAATGTGGGAGGAGCTTCTTCAAGGTCCTGACTCGGCCTCTACGGGAAGCAGTGACAGCGAAGGGAATGGAAGGTACAACGCCAGCATGCCGCTCCCACAGAGCAACACGATGAGCAGTGACGAGGAGATCCTTCAGCAGGGATTCAATGGA ACCCAGCTGTCATGGCTGCAGGCATGCCACCCATCCAAAGACCGTGTCAGTGCCATAATATGGGAGCAGGGGGAGTGTAAGAAGGCAGAAATGTCTGTATTGGAGATGAGTGGGATCATCCTCACGAGG GTGAAGCTGGTGGAGCAGGGCGTGGGTTACCTCATGTTCGGAGGGCTGATGACTGCCACACTCGCGCTGCTCCCCTTCGCCTTCCGCCTGTCTCAGCGTCTGGACATGTCTGTTCTCGGCTCTCTGTGCCCGATGGAGCTGGTGGAAATGGTGGTGGGGCTGCCCGATACGCGggtctttgtctttttcttcatcACGATGGTGCAGAGAGTCTGCCTCACAGGGCTGTTCTTCTTCATGATGTGTGTGGCTGAGAGGACGTACAAACAG AGGCTCTTGTTTGCCAAATACTTCAGCCACCTCACCTCGGCTCGCAAGGCTAAGAAATCTGAGATCCCTCATTTCAGGCTAAAGAAAGTCCAAAACATAAAGATGTGGTTGTCTCTGCGCTCTTTTCTCAGG AGACGAGGCCCGCAGCGCTCAGTCGATGTCATTGTCTCCACTATTTTCCTCCTCGCCCTGTCCATTTCAGTCATCATCTGTGCGCAGGTCAGTCGTATCACATCTGCTGAG CTTCTGCACAGCCACAAGAcattcctggagtccctgacaAACTGGGAGATGGTGGTGTGGGCCTCCTCCCTCATCCTGTTTCTGCTGCGGCTCGCCACGCTGGGCTCAGAGACCAACTGCAAATACAGCAACAATTCAGTGCTGCTTACTGAACAG aTCAATCTGTATCTTAAGATGGAGAAGAAACCCAATAAGAAAGAGGAACTCAATATCGTCAACAATGTTCTGAAACTCGCTACAAAACTGATGAAG GAGTTGGATACTCCATTCAGACTGCTCGGTCTGACCGTGAACCCTCTGATCTACAACATCACCAGAGTGGTCATCCTGTCTGCTGTGTCTGCTGTGGTCAGTGACCTGTTTGGCTTCAACATCAGA CTGTGGAAAATCAAGTCTTaa
- the phtf1 gene encoding putative homeodomain transcription factor 1 isoform X2: MARIAWYQEKIGAYDQQVWEKSLEQADLNGLDSKPRKTGHIKPDLIDVDLVRGSTFSKAKPDSPWTALTRKGLVRVLLFPFFFQWWIQVTSKSVSSCILVLYFMQVAAVVLYLEIPGASANEVFGPMCLMLLLGTVHCQIVSTESSRWPSGSPAASCTTSPARRRRPRKSRGLKKTEEKIDSEDAEQQGAWQFEKNLRSFSDEERRSKRKSGFGASDEFSSEDEEGVQSVGDRSPVSCPEGIPTTWPTSAKLSSVWNKNVKNFNPKPALRSQEGSASFVKVKPREVERLRPSVSSRPASDTDDTMWEELLQGPDSASTGSSDSEGNGRYNASMPLPQSNTMSSDEEILQQGFNGTQLSWLQACHPSKDRVSAIIWEQGECKKAEMSVLEMSGIILTRVKLVEQGVGYLMFGGLMTATLALLPFAFRLSQRLDMSVLGSLCPMELVEMVVGLPDTRVFVFFFITMVQRVCLTGLFFFMMCVAERTYKQRLLFAKYFSHLTSARKAKKSEIPHFRLKKVQNIKMWLSLRSFLRRRGPQRSVDVIVSTIFLLALSISVIICAQLLHSHKTFLESLTNWEMVVWASSLILFLLRLATLGSETNCKYSNNSVLLTEQINLYLKMEKKPNKKEELNIVNNVLKLATKLMKELDTPFRLLGLTVNPLIYNITRVVILSAVSAVVSDLFGFNIRLWKIKS; encoded by the exons ATGGCCAGAATAGCCTGGTATCAAGAGAAG ATTGGAGCCTATGATCAACAAGTCTGGGAGAAATCTCTGGAGCAGGCCGATCTAAAT GGTTTGGACAGCAAGCCAAGGAAGACGGGACACATCAAACCAGACCTCATTGATGTTGATTTAGTACGAG GATCAACTTTCAGCaaagccaaaccagacagtccATGGACGGCCCTGACTCGTAAAGGTTTGGTGAGGGTGCTGCTGTTCCCATTTTTCTTCCAGTGGTGGATCCAGGTGACCTCCAAGTCCGTCTCCTCATGTATCCTCGTGCTGTACTTCATGCAAG TTGCAGCGGTGGTGCTCTACCTTGAGATCCCCGGGGCGAGTGCCAATGAGGTGTTTGGACCCATGTGTCTGATGCTTCTTCTGGGCACCGTGCACTGCCAGATTGTGTCCACCGAGTCCAGCCGGTGGCCCTCGGGCAGTCCAGCTGCCAGCTGCACCACCAGCCCAGCGCGCAGACGCAG GCCGAGGAAGAGCAGAGGGCTGAAAAAAACTGAGGAGAAAATCGACAGTGAGGACGCGGAGCAGCAGGGGGCCTGGCAGTTTGAGAAGAACCTGCGATCCTTCagtgatgaagagaggagg AGTAAAAGAAAGTCCGGGTTCGGGGCATCTGACGAGTTCTCCAGTGAAGATGAGGAGGGGGTTCAATCAGTGGGTGACAGGTCTCCTGTGTCCTGTCCAGAGGGAATACCTACTACGTGGCCAACATCTGCAAAGCTGTCATCTGTTTGGAATAAAAACGTTAAAAATTTTAACCCCAAACCTGCTCTAAGATCTCAG GAGGGAAGTGCATCTTTTGTCAAGGTGAAGCCTCGAGAGGTGGAGCGTCTCCGGCCGAGCGTGAGCTCACGACCCGCCTCTGACACGGATGACACAATGTGGGAGGAGCTTCTTCAAGGTCCTGACTCGGCCTCTACGGGAAGCAGTGACAGCGAAGGGAATGGAAGGTACAACGCCAGCATGCCGCTCCCACAGAGCAACACGATGAGCAGTGACGAGGAGATCCTTCAGCAGGGATTCAATGGA ACCCAGCTGTCATGGCTGCAGGCATGCCACCCATCCAAAGACCGTGTCAGTGCCATAATATGGGAGCAGGGGGAGTGTAAGAAGGCAGAAATGTCTGTATTGGAGATGAGTGGGATCATCCTCACGAGG GTGAAGCTGGTGGAGCAGGGCGTGGGTTACCTCATGTTCGGAGGGCTGATGACTGCCACACTCGCGCTGCTCCCCTTCGCCTTCCGCCTGTCTCAGCGTCTGGACATGTCTGTTCTCGGCTCTCTGTGCCCGATGGAGCTGGTGGAAATGGTGGTGGGGCTGCCCGATACGCGggtctttgtctttttcttcatcACGATGGTGCAGAGAGTCTGCCTCACAGGGCTGTTCTTCTTCATGATGTGTGTGGCTGAGAGGACGTACAAACAG AGGCTCTTGTTTGCCAAATACTTCAGCCACCTCACCTCGGCTCGCAAGGCTAAGAAATCTGAGATCCCTCATTTCAGGCTAAAGAAAGTCCAAAACATAAAGATGTGGTTGTCTCTGCGCTCTTTTCTCAGG AGACGAGGCCCGCAGCGCTCAGTCGATGTCATTGTCTCCACTATTTTCCTCCTCGCCCTGTCCATTTCAGTCATCATCTGTGCGCAG CTTCTGCACAGCCACAAGAcattcctggagtccctgacaAACTGGGAGATGGTGGTGTGGGCCTCCTCCCTCATCCTGTTTCTGCTGCGGCTCGCCACGCTGGGCTCAGAGACCAACTGCAAATACAGCAACAATTCAGTGCTGCTTACTGAACAG aTCAATCTGTATCTTAAGATGGAGAAGAAACCCAATAAGAAAGAGGAACTCAATATCGTCAACAATGTTCTGAAACTCGCTACAAAACTGATGAAG GAGTTGGATACTCCATTCAGACTGCTCGGTCTGACCGTGAACCCTCTGATCTACAACATCACCAGAGTGGTCATCCTGTCTGCTGTGTCTGCTGTGGTCAGTGACCTGTTTGGCTTCAACATCAGA CTGTGGAAAATCAAGTCTTaa